ATATACCAGGGCAGAGTGAAGGCAAAAAACAGAAGAACGCCCCCTTTCAGGTTCATTTCCCCTAAGACCAGCTTCAGGTTGCCCATGTAGGCTAAAAAGCAGACAATGATTAAGCTGGGCAGGACTATACCCACGGGGCCTTTCGTGAGGACAGCGAGGGCACAGAAGGCATAAAAGGCTTGATACCAGCGTTGTTTAGCTTGCCGTTCTGGAGTCGCGTAGGCAAAGAAGAAGGTCAAGAGGGCAGAACCAATGCCGGCACTCAGGAGCATGTCCGAGACTCCCATCCTCGCCCAGGCAATGGTTTGCACATTCATCACGATCGCCGTTCCACCAATGCAACCGGCGATCGCAAAGGGTTGGGTTTGTCCTGAGGAGCCTCCAAAGCGGCGCAGGGTATAAAATCCAAACCAGCCCAGGAATATCGCAGCTAGAGCCGAAGGTAGGCGCACTGCCCAAGAGTTCACGCCAATCGCCTGATAACAGAGGGCGATCGCCCAATAGATCAGGGGCGGCTTATCAAACCGAGTTTCGCTATTAAAATAGGGGGTAATCCAATCTCCCGTCACCGTCATTTGCCGGGCTGCTTCGGCAAACAGAGGTTCAGTTTCATCCACCAAGCCGATCTCGCCCAAGTTCCAAATCGTGGCAATGATGCCCATAGTCATGAGCCAGACTAAGCAGATCGTTGAGGCGATCGCCAGTTGAGGGGGTTTTGCTTTCTTCGTGGGTAACGACTCACCCATAACGGCTGCTCCCAAGTCCGTAAGTTATGCGATCTGACATTATACAACTCCCCCCAAGCATCTTTATTCACTCAATTTTTCCGGAATCTCAATCATAAACACAGTTCCTTTCCCCAATTCTGATTCACAAGACAATTGACCACCATGTTGATCCACAATAATGGAATAACTGGTGGATAAACCCAAACCCGTCCCCGATCCGACCTCTTTAGTTGTAAAAAATGGATCGAATATTCGCTTCATGTTCTCCGGAGCAATCCCCAGCCCATTATCAGCAATCCGAATTCGGATTTTACCCTGAGCTAAACCTTGAGTTTCAATTGTAATTCGGGGAACTTCACCATAACCTTCTAACGCATCAAGAGCATTATTAAGTAAATTTAGGAAGACTTGGTTTAACAAACCGGGATAACACTCAACAAAAGGCAATTTAGCGTATTTTTTAATCACCTGAATTCCATTCAATCTATTTTCAACCATAACCAACGTGCTATCCAGCCCTTCATGGATATCAACCTGTTTTTGGTTTGACTGATCCAAGTGAGAAAAATCCTTCAAAGACTTGACAATATTACCAATTCGATTAATTCCATACTTCATGGACTTAATCACATCTGGGAAATCTTTTTTCATGAAATCCAGATCGATCTCCTCCGATCGCTGTAAGATTTCTGGAGTGGAATTCCGACAGTTATCCTGATATAAACCAATCAAATCCATCAAGTCATCCACATATTCTTGAGTGCAATTGAGATTCCCCATAATAAAATTAGCTGGATTGTTAATTTCATGAGCAATCCCAGCAACGAACTTTCCTAAGCTCGACATCTTTTCGGTTTGAATCAGTTGAGCCTGTGTTTGCCTCAATTCTTGCAGTGTATCTTCTAATTCTTCTGCTTTTTTTCTATATTCATCAGATAAGACGCGCAGGGTTTCGAGTTGGCATAACTGAATTTGAGTTCTAATCCTAGCCAAAAGTTCTTTTTGGTGTATGGGCTTAGTTAAATAATCATTTGCCCCAGCTTCCAAACCGGTAACAACATCCGTGATTTGATTTTTAGCTGTTAGCAGCAAAATAGGCAACTCATCCAAACCATAGGTTTCCCTCAGTTTTTCACAAACTTCATATCCGGTCATCCGAGGCATCATCACATCCAGTAACATCAAATCAGGTTTATTCTCTGAGTTGATCAGATCGAGAGCTTGTTGTCCATTATTTGCTTGAATCACGCGATAACTATACGGGCTAAGATAATTCACCAGAACCTGCAAATTTACCGGTTCATCATCCACCACTAAAATCGTCCAGTTATTTCCCCGAGCTGAAAGTTCTAAGTCCGGTTGATCTCGATCGGTGGCTAAGGATATCTTTGGATTGACTACAGCTAAAGAGCTGACTGCCTGTATCTGAGATCGCTCGGAACTCTCTTGTTGTGCAGAAATCGGCAAAGTAAACTTAAATTGAGAGCCTACCCCCACTTCTGATTGAACCCTAATCTCACCTCCATGTAACTCTACTAATTTCTTAGTAATAGCTAGTCCTAAACCTGTACCGCTATATTGTCTATCGGTTGAGCTATCTGCTTGCTCAAAAGATTCAAAAATTCGGTCTAATTTATCTGCTGGAATACCGATACCCGTATCACTAACCGTTACCACGACCTGGGCGCGATCGATGGAATTTTGATCGACTTCTGCTGAGACTTTAATTTCACCTGTATCCGTAAACTTGATCGCATTACCAATCAGATTATGCATGATTTGTTGCAATCGATTTTCATCCGCATCTACCAGAGGAAGATCCCAAGAAATTTCATTAATTAGCTTTATATCTTTGTGAATAATTAAGGTTTGACTAATAGCAAGTATGACTTCAGTGATTACACCCAAAGTCACGGGCTTAACTTGTAACTTTATCTCTTTGTACCTGAGCTTTGAAAAATCCAAAATATCATTAATCAAGTTCGCCAGTCGTCTGCCACTCGCTACAATTAAAGATAAATTTTCATGGGTTGTTGTGGACAGGGAATTATTGGGATTCCCCATTAAAGATTCCGCAATTCCAATAATTCCATTGAGAGGAGTTCGCAATTCATGAGACGTATTAGCTAAGAAATCATTTTTAATTTGGTCAAGTCGATGTAATTCTTTATTTTTAATCTCTAACTCTTGAATAAAACGCTTCCGTTCTAATTCTGCTTGTTTTCGATCTTGAATATCCTGGAATGCTGTAATTGCATAAATTATCTGTCCTTGTTCATCAAAAATCGGGGTAGCCCAAACCTCAAGGGGTATCACTCGAGCGCTCTTATGTAGTTCTAGATTATCGATATAAACAGTTTCTCCTTGCAAAGCTAACATAGCTGGCAATTGTTCTCTTGGACAGGGGTGATCCGTTCCTGCCAGATAAATGCTATATTCTTTATAAGGTTCTATCGTCTCTGGACTCAATCCCTCATCTTGATTTAGAATTTGTTTTCCTCGGCGATTAAAATAAGAGATCTGACCACTCACTTCATGGAGTGCAATCCCTACTGGAACCGCTTCTAAAATTTGTTTCACCCGCTTTTCAGAAGCTTCTAAATTGGCATAAGATTCTTTCAATTGAGCGGCCATATTATTGAACGCTCGTCCCAAAACTCCCAATTCATCTTTCCGGTCAATGTTAACGGGTTTATTAAATTTCCCTTCTGACAAAGATTGGGCTGCCTCTTTGAGAGATAAAATGGGTTCAGTTACCCAACGAGCAGTAATTAAACCAGTCAGTATACTAGCTACTAGAGCCAAAATACTAAGTCCCAACGTATAGAGATTATTTTTCTTGATTTGTTCTATAAAATCTGCTTCTGGGATGGTAACTACAATCAGCCAATCTAAACCTTGCTCATCCTGAAGACGACTGACCTTCACAAAGTGCCGTTCATTCTCAAACTGGAATTCCAGTTGTTGGGACATATTAATGGTATTTGTTGTCAGATATTCTTCCAAGTATGCAGCAGTTGCTTGAACCAATGCATTCTGACTTTCAGTTCCCGAAATTCTAGTTTGCTCTCCATCAACTAACTTAAAGGGTTTTTCGGTTGTAGAGCTGGACACTAACATACCATCAGCTTCAATGATGAATGTTTCTCCCGTTTTACCCACTTCTAATTCTTGGAGGAAATCGTTGACTTGTCTGAGGACCGTGTTAACCGATAAAACTCCTAACAATTGGTTCTGCTGATCGTAGATGGGAACACTATTGGCAATGACCAACTCTGCATCATGTTTGGTAATGTAAATTTGACTCCAAATGGATTGTCCTGCGGCTACGGCATCTTGGTACCAAGGTCTGGCTCGAGGGTCGTAACCTAGGTTGTTGAGACCTTCTAGTTCAAGTTGATTGGTATCGGGATTGAGAATATAGCGTTTAACATGAGGATCGATCGCTGGATCTAAGATATCTATTTTAACTAAACCATCTTTATCTAAAATGGCTCCAGCATAGCGTCCTCCCAATTCTATTCCCATGCAAATATTACTGGCTGTGCTTACCCATTTATGTTCTTGCCAAAAAAAACGAGCCATCGATTCTACATCATCTAAGCTCAATTTTCCCAGTTTTATTGCATCTTCATTTATTGTATTGATTAGAATAGGAGTCTCTCTATAATGCTCTAAATGCTGTTCAATTCGATTTGTAATTTCACTTTGTAACTGTGTGGCAAGATTGTTGACTGCTTTCTGACCATTGCGATAGGAAAGATAACCTATTAGACCAACAGTAGTACAAAGTTGAATCACAAAAGGAAGCACTAAAACCGTCTGTAGTGGAATTTGGGCTAGGTTTTTACTCACAAATTTCGGTAAAGCCTTCATGGTGGTTAATGAATCGATTAACGCTTTGATGTGCCTTCTATCTTATTCAATTTTTTAGGTTTAGCAAGAGTTGCCGTGTAAAACTTTGTAAAATCGTTTTCATGAATTATGGGGGATGATATCCGTGAATTTCCCCGTAAAATTAGGGTGCATTATTTGTGAAAATAACGCACCCTAGCCCATTAGGAAGGACTGGTTTCGAGCATGAGTTTGGAGCGTTTCAGAGGTTCAGGGATGGCGATGGGATAATTGCCAGTGAAACAAGCA
This sequence is a window from Roseofilum reptotaenium CS-1145. Protein-coding genes within it:
- a CDS encoding ATP-binding protein, whose amino-acid sequence is MKALPKFVSKNLAQIPLQTVLVLPFVIQLCTTVGLIGYLSYRNGQKAVNNLATQLQSEITNRIEQHLEHYRETPILINTINEDAIKLGKLSLDDVESMARFFWQEHKWVSTASNICMGIELGGRYAGAILDKDGLVKIDILDPAIDPHVKRYILNPDTNQLELEGLNNLGYDPRARPWYQDAVAAGQSIWSQIYITKHDAELVIANSVPIYDQQNQLLGVLSVNTVLRQVNDFLQELEVGKTGETFIIEADGMLVSSSTTEKPFKLVDGEQTRISGTESQNALVQATAAYLEEYLTTNTINMSQQLEFQFENERHFVKVSRLQDEQGLDWLIVVTIPEADFIEQIKKNNLYTLGLSILALVASILTGLITARWVTEPILSLKEAAQSLSEGKFNKPVNIDRKDELGVLGRAFNNMAAQLKESYANLEASEKRVKQILEAVPVGIALHEVSGQISYFNRRGKQILNQDEGLSPETIEPYKEYSIYLAGTDHPCPREQLPAMLALQGETVYIDNLELHKSARVIPLEVWATPIFDEQGQIIYAITAFQDIQDRKQAELERKRFIQELEIKNKELHRLDQIKNDFLANTSHELRTPLNGIIGIAESLMGNPNNSLSTTTHENLSLIVASGRRLANLINDILDFSKLRYKEIKLQVKPVTLGVITEVILAISQTLIIHKDIKLINEISWDLPLVDADENRLQQIMHNLIGNAIKFTDTGEIKVSAEVDQNSIDRAQVVVTVSDTGIGIPADKLDRIFESFEQADSSTDRQYSGTGLGLAITKKLVELHGGEIRVQSEVGVGSQFKFTLPISAQQESSERSQIQAVSSLAVVNPKISLATDRDQPDLELSARGNNWTILVVDDEPVNLQVLVNYLSPYSYRVIQANNGQQALDLINSENKPDLMLLDVMMPRMTGYEVCEKLRETYGLDELPILLLTAKNQITDVVTGLEAGANDYLTKPIHQKELLARIRTQIQLCQLETLRVLSDEYRKKAEELEDTLQELRQTQAQLIQTEKMSSLGKFVAGIAHEINNPANFIMGNLNCTQEYVDDLMDLIGLYQDNCRNSTPEILQRSEEIDLDFMKKDFPDVIKSMKYGINRIGNIVKSLKDFSHLDQSNQKQVDIHEGLDSTLVMVENRLNGIQVIKKYAKLPFVECYPGLLNQVFLNLLNNALDALEGYGEVPRITIETQGLAQGKIRIRIADNGLGIAPENMKRIFDPFFTTKEVGSGTGLGLSTSYSIIVDQHGGQLSCESELGKGTVFMIEIPEKLSE